The Gemmatimonadales bacterium genome segment GTTGTTCTGGCGCCAGACGGGGCGCGAGTTGGTGAAGATGAGAAGCTGCTTGCCGTCGGGTGACCAGGTGTAGTCCTCCACCTCGAGCGGCTCGGCGGCGCCGGGCGGAACGAGGCGCGACGCCGGCACCAGCACGCGCCGAGTGCCGTGCTCGGTGTCGTAGCGCACGAGGTCGGCGCCATGGCCGTTGGGGGCGGGCTCGAGCCGCGTGTACCCCGCGCCTTCGTCCACCCACTGCGTAGGGCCCAGGCGCTGGGTCTCGAATTCGGATGAGGCGTAGATCCGCTTGAGGGTGAGCAGGCTCGAGTCGGCCTGCGCGGAGAGCGAGGCCGGAGCCAGAGGCAGGAGCGCACCGGTCCAGACGAGCACGGCAACGAGCGGACGATTCACTGGGCGCATCCCGCGGGAGAGTTGAGGACCGGCGCCAGGAATCGGCCGGTGTGGCTTTCCGGCGCCTGCACCACCTGCTCCGGAGTGCCGGCGGCAACCACTCGGCCGCCGGCCTCGCCGCCTTCCGGGCCCAGATCGATGACCCAGTCGGCGGTCTTGATGACGTCGAGATTATGCTCGATCACGACGACGGTGTTCCCCTTGTCCACCAGGCGATGCAGCACCTCGAGCAGCAGGCGCACGTCCTCGAAGTGCAGTCCCGTCGTGGGCTCGTCGAGGATGTAGAGCGTGCGGCCGGTGTCGCGCTTGGCCAGTTCGGTGGCGAGCTTTACCCGCTGCGCCTCGCCGCCCGAAAGCGTCGTGGCCGACTGGCCCAGGTGGATGTAGCCCAGCCCTACGTCGTTCAGCAGCTCCAGTTTCTCGGCGATGCGCCGCTGGGCGCTGAAGAACTCCAGCGCATCGGCCACGGTGAGGTCGAGCACGTCGGCGATGCTCCGGCCCTTGTAGCGCACCTCCAGCGTCTCGCGATTGTACCGCCGCCCCTTGCACACCTCGCAGGGGACGTACACGTCGGGCAGGAAGTGCATCTCGATCTTCACCAGCCCGTCGCCCTGGCACGCCTCGCATCGGCCGCCCTTCACGTTGAAGGAGAACCGGCCCGGCCCATAGCCGCGGATCTTGGCTTCGGGGAGCTGGGCGAACAGCTCGCGGATCGGCGTGAACAGGCCGGTGTACGTGGCGGGGTTCGAGCGCGGCGTGCGGCCGATGGGGCTCTGGTCGATGTCGATGACCTTATCGATGAGATGCAGGCCTTCGATCCGGTCGTGCGCGCCGGGGATCACCTTTGCCCGGTAGAAATGCCGCGCCAGCGCGCGATAGAGAATGTCGGTGACGAGCGTGGACTTGCCCGAGCCGGAGACGCCGGTGACGGAAACGAAAAGCCCGAGCGGCACGTCCACCGTCACGTCCCGCAGATTGTTCTCCCTGGCACCCACCACACGGAGCCGGCGATCGGGATCGGCCAGCCGGCGCCCGCGCGGCACCGGCACGCGCAGCTCGCCGCGGAGATACCGCGCGGTGAGCGACGTCGGGTGCTCCAGCACCTGCTCGACGCTCCCCTCGGCCACCACTTCGCCGCCGAACCGGCCGGCGCGGGGGCCGAGGTCGATCAGATGGTCGGCCGAGCGGATGGTCTCCTCGTCGTGCTCGACCACGATCACGGTGTTGCCGAGGTCGCGCAGCTCGCGGAGGGTGGAGAGGAGCCGCGCGTTGTCCCGCTGGTGCAGACCGATGCTGGGCTCGTCAAGGATGTAGAGCACGCCCACGAGCCGCGAGCCGATCTGGGTCGCGAGCCGGATACGCTGGGTCTCGCCGCCGGAGAGCGAGGTGGCGGCGCGGCCGAGGGTCAGATAGTCGAGCCCCACGTCGCAGAGGAAGCGCAGCCGCTCGCGCACTTCCTTCAGGATTGGCCCGGCGATCTCGGCGTCGAGGCCGGCGCGCCCGTTCGACCGGAGCGGAATGCTCTCGAAGAACTCGAGCGCGCGGTTCACCGGGAGGTCCACCACGTCGCCGATGCTTCGCCCGTGCACCAGCACGGCCAGGCTCTCGGGCCGGAGCCGCTTGCCGCCGCAGGTCTGGCACGGCTGCTCGGTCATGAACTCCTCGAGCGAGAGGCGCACCGAGTCGCTCGACGACTCGCGGTAGCGGCGCTCGACGTTCTTGAGCACGCCCTCCCACTCGCTCTCGAATTCGCGC includes the following:
- the uvrA gene encoding excinuclease ABC subunit UvrA; protein product: REFESEWEGVLKNVERRYRESSSDSVRLSLEEFMTEQPCQTCGGKRLRPESLAVLVHGRSIGDVVDLPVNRALEFFESIPLRSNGRAGLDAEIAGPILKEVRERLRFLCDVGLDYLTLGRAATSLSGGETQRIRLATQIGSRLVGVLYILDEPSIGLHQRDNARLLSTLRELRDLGNTVIVVEHDEETIRSADHLIDLGPRAGRFGGEVVAEGSVEQVLEHPTSLTARYLRGELRVPVPRGRRLADPDRRLRVVGARENNLRDVTVDVPLGLFVSVTGVSGSGKSTLVTDILYRALARHFYRAKVIPGAHDRIEGLHLIDKVIDIDQSPIGRTPRSNPATYTGLFTPIRELFAQLPEAKIRGYGPGRFSFNVKGGRCEACQGDGLVKIEMHFLPDVYVPCEVCKGRRYNRETLEVRYKGRSIADVLDLTVADALEFFSAQRRIAEKLELLNDVGLGYIHLGQSATTLSGGEAQRVKLATELAKRDTGRTLYILDEPTTGLHFEDVRLLLEVLHRLVDKGNTVVVIEHNLDVIKTADWVIDLGPEGGEAGGRVVAAGTPEQVVQAPESHTGRFLAPVLNSPAGCAQ